From one Thunnus maccoyii chromosome 6, fThuMac1.1, whole genome shotgun sequence genomic stretch:
- the mlf1 gene encoding myeloid leukemia factor 1 isoform X1, giving the protein MFNSNIREFDEDPFFSDPFHAHRDHMRHMMRSFSEPFGWPMLPSLMDGRNHGRAMAEQPSSSQALRSQHRDMSRSLLPFGSMDNTDLMRNPFGMFDNMMSNMRNRVDDMHRNTENTASNTHSFSSSSVMTYSKVGNGPPKVFQATSSTRCAPGGIKETRRAVKDSESGLEKMSIGHHIQDRGHVVEKKFNKKTGEKEFNQDFQNLDESEAQTFDEEFQQELSKFQPSGPMSHLGEPQLRGVQRAALTGPQQATREQPKATAVGKSNMNCSTKQ; this is encoded by the exons GGATCCATTCCATGCCCACAGGGATCATATGCGGCACATGATGCGTAGCTTCTCTGAGCCGTTCGGCTGGCCCATGTTGCCGAGTTTAATGGATGGGAGAAACCATGGTCGCGCCATGGCAGAACAGCCCAGCTCATCCCAGGCACTGAGGAGCCAACACAGG GATATGAGCCGATCATTGTTGCCCTTTGGCAGTATGGACAACACG gacCTGATGAGGAACCCCTTCGGCATGTTTGACAACATGATGTCCAACATGAGGAACAGGGTGGACGATATGCACAGAAACACT gagAACACAGCTTCAAACACCCACTCATTCAGCTCCTCATCAGTCATGACATATTCAAAGGTGGGAAATGGGCCTCCTAAGGTCTTCCAGGCAACCTCATCGACACGCTGTGCCCCAGGAGGG ATTAAGGAGACCCGGCGAGCAGTCAAAGACTCGGAGAGTGGTCTGGAGAAGATGTCCATTGGTCACCACATCCAGGACAGGGGACACGTAGTTGAGAAGAAATTCAACAAGAAAACAGGAGAGAAGGAGTTCAACCAGGACTTCCAGAATTTGGATGAAT CTGAAGCACAAACTTTTGACGAAGAGTTTCAGCAGGAGTTGTCCAAGTTTCAACCATCTGGCCCCATGTCTCACCTGGGGGAGCCGCAACTACGTGGTGTTCAGCGGGCAGCCCTCACCGGTCCTCAGCAGGCCACCAG AGAACAACCAAAGGCCACGGCTGTGGGTAAAAGCAACATGAATTGCTCGacaaagcagtaa
- the mlf1 gene encoding myeloid leukemia factor 1 isoform X2, translating to MFNSNIREFDEDPFFSDPFHAHRDHMRHMMRSFSEPFGWPMLPSLMDGRNHGRAMAEQPSSSQALRSQHRDLMRNPFGMFDNMMSNMRNRVDDMHRNTENTASNTHSFSSSSVMTYSKVGNGPPKVFQATSSTRCAPGGIKETRRAVKDSESGLEKMSIGHHIQDRGHVVEKKFNKKTGEKEFNQDFQNLDESEAQTFDEEFQQELSKFQPSGPMSHLGEPQLRGVQRAALTGPQQATREQPKATAVGKSNMNCSTKQ from the exons GGATCCATTCCATGCCCACAGGGATCATATGCGGCACATGATGCGTAGCTTCTCTGAGCCGTTCGGCTGGCCCATGTTGCCGAGTTTAATGGATGGGAGAAACCATGGTCGCGCCATGGCAGAACAGCCCAGCTCATCCCAGGCACTGAGGAGCCAACACAGG gacCTGATGAGGAACCCCTTCGGCATGTTTGACAACATGATGTCCAACATGAGGAACAGGGTGGACGATATGCACAGAAACACT gagAACACAGCTTCAAACACCCACTCATTCAGCTCCTCATCAGTCATGACATATTCAAAGGTGGGAAATGGGCCTCCTAAGGTCTTCCAGGCAACCTCATCGACACGCTGTGCCCCAGGAGGG ATTAAGGAGACCCGGCGAGCAGTCAAAGACTCGGAGAGTGGTCTGGAGAAGATGTCCATTGGTCACCACATCCAGGACAGGGGACACGTAGTTGAGAAGAAATTCAACAAGAAAACAGGAGAGAAGGAGTTCAACCAGGACTTCCAGAATTTGGATGAAT CTGAAGCACAAACTTTTGACGAAGAGTTTCAGCAGGAGTTGTCCAAGTTTCAACCATCTGGCCCCATGTCTCACCTGGGGGAGCCGCAACTACGTGGTGTTCAGCGGGCAGCCCTCACCGGTCCTCAGCAGGCCACCAG AGAACAACCAAAGGCCACGGCTGTGGGTAAAAGCAACATGAATTGCTCGacaaagcagtaa